Below is a genomic region from Biomphalaria glabrata chromosome 3, xgBioGlab47.1, whole genome shotgun sequence.
TCTTATACTTTTATAGTTGATAGAATTATGAGATAATTACATATTACttaaatatagttttataaaattttaaaaatccttagAACTCATTCCACTGAAGTTACTATTTCTCCTAATAatttaatagtattttttttgcttctatTTTTAAGACAGGAATGCAACTCAATCAATCTACTAAAGTCTTTCAAAACTACActatgaaaacaacaacaataaagctATTCAAAACAACATGATTTACACTCACACAAATACAGCtcttacacaaacacacatacatcatGATTATGTATCCTTTAGATGATCTTTGGACTTATATCCAATACAAGCAATACACTATGGCAGGAGAAGtgatttctctttcttctacctTAACATTTGTCTCTTTAGTGAGAGAATAATAAgcaacaagaaaacaaaaaaggaaagcaaagtgttaaaaaaaacatctactTGCAAATGTTGTCTAATCATGTGGTCATGCTGCCTTGTGTCGCCCACCGCAGAGACCGCACAAGATTCCACAGTGGTGACAGGCTTTTAGAGGAGGGTAGCACCATAAACAGGGCAGGAACAGCGATAATAGTGTTAAAGCTGTCCAGCGCTTGCACAAGCTTGTGTCGCTAGGATCGCATGAGCACGGGTGCCCAAACTCTCCATCTGCATCTGACCAACAGTGGTACATTAATCCTTTTGTGCAAGTAACACAGGTCACACATTCGATGCAACGTTCCACAGAATCTGGTGCATCTTCGCACGAGCCCCTAGGGTTCTCCTCTAAAGAGAATAATTCTCGACAATGTTTACACTGGACTTGAGGGGACACTAAACGTCGATGGGCCCCTGACTGTTCGTGCTTTCCCCCATCTCCCCCGCCAGTGTTGCTTTTGTTCTTGGATTTGTTTTTGATTGGGAGTGGAGGATAAGGCTGTGTTGTCTGGTTTGTAGACAAGCTTAGTGCTTGCTTTTTTGTGCTGCTACGCTGAGATGGAGGCTTCTGTTGTGGTTCTAGATCTGGGTAGCTGTACTCGTGTAGAGAACCCACTTTGCTCTTGTTAAAGACAACATAGGATTCCTCCTTGTACAGGTCCCCATGATCACCATAGTCTATCAGCCCTTGATCAGATTTGCCGCTCAAAGATGCCGGATCTACAGACGTCCGCACCCAGACCTCATCCTGACCTGAGCTGCTGTCAAAGCTGGACTTATGCTGACTGTTCTTTTCACTGACAGGTGACCCTGGTACGTGGgattgctgctgttgttgtccCACAATCCCCCCACCGTTTGTGTGCACATTGCGTGCTGAGGCACGGTTGTTTGAAATGTAATGCACTCTGTGCAGGTGGTTGGCGTTGGTATTTGAAAAACTGAATGGGTCGTTGTTGTTTAGTGGGGATTGGGGTGAGTTGGTCCCAGGGCTGCTGCTGGTGTTGGTGGATGTTGTGGATGCTGATCGTGATGAGCTATCATTCCTCTTTAATGGCAGCTCCATATACTGAAAAGTAAAAAGCCAGAAAATTATCAACATTTTAATATGCTTATTAATTCCTATACAATATCGGCAGAATGTTTCCTACATTTTGTAGCTGTCTAAAACTATACAGTCATTAATTACCTCATCTCCATCTGGAGCAGTCTCATCATTCATCCCTGgaaattaaagattaaaaaaaatatgtaaaaaatatttttcttaactAAACTTAACCATTTCTGCTATGAAAAAAGAGTATTGAAGTGAAAAGGGGGACAGTGGAATTATACAAGATAAGATTAAAAGATGTAATAATACACAAATGTTTTGAATTATTCGTcaactttaattttatattttgttttttcttccttCATGGTTTCTTAATTCTTCAAAAATGCCAGAGTactctaaatataatataaactgaAAAATCAATCTTCAAGTGCCTTACCATCTGTTAGGTCAGCAACAGCAAATCTGATGCCTTGATCAAAGGCCTTGGCATCTTCTGAGCGCTCAAATGTCAGTCCATACCTTTTCTCATCTGTCTTCCAGTGGTGCCACTTAGGATTAGCCTTGGTGTACTGTATATCCTTTTTTAGCCTACAGTCCAGTATAACCTACAGGAGGAAAAATGATAGACACTATTAGCATTAGATATGTGTTCATTTTAAATAGAAGAATCAGTCTACACCATGAAACTATGTTGCTAATAaactttcaaaatttaaatataaagtaaatCCTAGGCAGAAAGAAGGCTCtataatcaaatgaaatgcaTGAAATGATAAAAATGTGCTTAGTTCACAGAAAGACACTTGtgtgaacaaaaagaaaatatcagTGTACAGTGTAGAGAACATCATAATGGATTGGCAAGGCATTTCACTAACAAACAAAGGGGCTTGAATTCACTCCCTGAAAATGTGATGTTTAAATttacttatatatttatgtatatatgtatataaatatatatatacagtgctttttgtaaaaaaaaaacaaaacaaaaaaaaaaaacataaatgccggtactcagtgatggattgcctaacttttaactactaataaattaataataaacgttaaaatacaagaaaagtaatacttttttcCCAACATTAAAAAAGGTGCGTACAGTCACAAAAAAagtactgtatatatatatatagatatagatgcATAAATATATGTTGgagacagtaaaaaaaaaaattgggggaggttttttttttggctgtccAGATACTGAGTTAAATGTTAAACAAATAGAGGCAAAATCAACTTGTCACAAGGACCTGATCTGAGGGGaactttattacaaaaaaaaaaagtcatttgattCTTTTTTAATTGCACAGCAATGAACTTCATACCCAGCTGTGTTTTTAAAAGTACGCAAAGGTGGTGTTACTTTCCAAGCTGtttagtgtaggcctactaaacaaGGTTATATAAAGGACACGAAACCAGCCCCCCTCCGGGTCACGTGACATGTTGACATACAA
It encodes:
- the LOC106057067 gene encoding sprouty-related, EVH1 domain-containing protein 2-like isoform X1; translated protein: MIRGSTDNGDYLVQVSAQVMTRDDSTGGWVPMGGGGLSKVRLCKLSPLDSNTGNNNGVMSGDNYKLKPEYVIQGERIADKTVILDCRLKKDIQYTKANPKWHHWKTDEKRYGLTFERSEDAKAFDQGIRFAVADLTDGMNDETAPDGDEYMELPLKRNDSSSRSASTTSTNTSSSPGTNSPQSPLNNNDPFSFSNTNANHLHRVHYISNNRASARNVHTNGGGIVGQQQQQSHVPGSPVSEKNSQHKSSFDSSSGQDEVWVRTSVDPASLSGKSDQGLIDYGDHGDLYKEESYVVFNKSKVGSLHEYSYPDLEPQQKPPSQRSSTKKQALSLSTNQTTQPYPPLPIKNKSKNKSNTGGGDGGKHEQSGAHRRLVSPQVQCKHCRELFSLEENPRGSCEDAPDSVERCIECVTCVTCTKGLMYHCWSDADGEFGHPCSCDPSDTSLCKRWTALTLLSLFLPCLWCYPPLKACHHCGILCGLCGGRHKAA
- the LOC106057067 gene encoding sprouty-related, EVH1 domain-containing protein 1-like isoform X2 — its product is MGTSGDYLVQVSAQVMTRDDSTGGWVPMGGGGLSKVRLCKLSPLDSNTGNNNGVMSGDNYKLKPEYVIQGERIADKTVILDCRLKKDIQYTKANPKWHHWKTDEKRYGLTFERSEDAKAFDQGIRFAVADLTDGMNDETAPDGDEYMELPLKRNDSSSRSASTTSTNTSSSPGTNSPQSPLNNNDPFSFSNTNANHLHRVHYISNNRASARNVHTNGGGIVGQQQQQSHVPGSPVSEKNSQHKSSFDSSSGQDEVWVRTSVDPASLSGKSDQGLIDYGDHGDLYKEESYVVFNKSKVGSLHEYSYPDLEPQQKPPSQRSSTKKQALSLSTNQTTQPYPPLPIKNKSKNKSNTGGGDGGKHEQSGAHRRLVSPQVQCKHCRELFSLEENPRGSCEDAPDSVERCIECVTCVTCTKGLMYHCWSDADGEFGHPCSCDPSDTSLCKRWTALTLLSLFLPCLWCYPPLKACHHCGILCGLCGGRHKAA